Proteins encoded in a region of the Streptomyces akebiae genome:
- a CDS encoding histidine phosphatase family protein translates to MSDITVVHLMRHGEVANPDGILYGRLHGYHLSDLGRRMADRVAEHLAPRAITRVVASPLERAQETATPIAKAHGLDLATDARLIEADNVFQGKTFGVGDGALKRPENWKHLVNPFKPSWGEPYIDQVVRMMGALDAAKDAARGHEAVLVSHQLPIWIVRSYVEKRRLWHDPRRRQCTLASLTTFTYQGDRIVSVGYSEPARDLVPPHLLAGAKPVKGKDKAFGA, encoded by the coding sequence ATGAGTGACATCACGGTCGTCCACCTGATGCGGCACGGCGAGGTCGCCAACCCGGACGGGATCCTGTACGGGCGCCTGCACGGGTACCACCTCTCCGACCTCGGACGGCGCATGGCCGACCGGGTCGCCGAGCATCTGGCGCCCCGGGCCATCACGCGCGTCGTCGCCTCCCCGCTGGAGCGGGCGCAGGAGACGGCGACGCCGATCGCCAAGGCGCACGGGCTCGACCTCGCCACCGACGCGCGGCTCATCGAGGCGGACAACGTCTTCCAGGGCAAGACCTTCGGGGTCGGCGACGGCGCGCTGAAGCGGCCGGAGAACTGGAAGCACCTGGTCAACCCCTTCAAGCCGTCCTGGGGCGAGCCGTACATCGACCAGGTCGTGCGGATGATGGGGGCGCTCGACGCGGCGAAGGACGCGGCGCGCGGACACGAGGCCGTGCTGGTCTCGCACCAGCTGCCGATCTGGATCGTGCGGTCGTACGTCGAGAAGCGGCGGCTGTGGCACGATCCGCGCCGGAGGCAGTGCACGCTCGCGTCCCTGACCACGTTCACGTACCAGGGCGACAGGATCGTTTCCGTCGGCTACAGCGAGCCGGCGCGGGACCTCGTGCCGCCGCATCTGCTGGCGGGTGCCAAGCCGGTCAAGGGCAAGGACAAGGCCTTCGGCGCGTGA